A part of Desulfomicrobium macestii genomic DNA contains:
- a CDS encoding iron-sulfur cluster-binding protein, with amino-acid sequence MIDSQTPCRDLEVLSCRPGSDPSLIDLVLSAPGWTCKPGQFVMIRPAHWGVELVWPRPFSVCDVSDKGLRIIFQTVGRGTRKLAELEPGQKVTVWGPLGRWFRIDEARPNLILAGGVGIAPFVMLARRERTDNLSMLFGHRLDLEHYPYDEIAARIKSEAMQQKTPADIAQFETVLSERIKALAGVGQVLACGPEPMLKVVRKYCLLHGTDGQVSLENRMGCGVGACLGCVCKTTAGDYVQSCVHGPVFDVRDIELGV; translated from the coding sequence ATGATCGACAGTCAAACACCATGCCGGGATCTGGAGGTTCTGTCCTGCCGTCCCGGAAGCGACCCTTCCCTCATCGACCTTGTGCTTTCCGCGCCCGGCTGGACATGCAAGCCCGGACAGTTCGTCATGATCCGCCCCGCGCATTGGGGCGTGGAGCTGGTCTGGCCCCGTCCCTTTTCCGTCTGCGACGTGTCCGACAAGGGCTTGCGCATCATTTTCCAGACCGTGGGACGCGGCACGCGCAAGCTCGCCGAGCTTGAGCCCGGACAGAAAGTCACGGTCTGGGGCCCGCTTGGACGCTGGTTCCGCATCGACGAGGCTCGTCCCAACCTGATTCTGGCCGGAGGAGTGGGCATCGCCCCCTTTGTCATGCTCGCCCGGCGCGAACGTACGGACAATCTGTCCATGCTCTTCGGACATCGCCTCGACCTTGAACATTATCCGTACGACGAGATAGCGGCCCGCATCAAAAGCGAGGCCATGCAGCAGAAAACCCCGGCCGACATCGCCCAGTTCGAGACGGTGCTCTCGGAGCGCATCAAGGCTCTGGCCGGTGTGGGGCAGGTGCTGGCCTGCGGGCCGGAGCCCATGCTCAAGGTCGTGCGCAAGTACTGTCTTCTGCACGGCACGGACGGCCAGGTTTCCCTTGAAAATCGCATGGGTTGCGGTGTGGGGGCATGCCTTGGCTGCGTCTGCAAGACCACGGCCGGGGACTACGTGCAAAGCTGCGTGCATGGTCCCGTCTTCGACGTGCGCGACATCGAGCTGGGGGTATAG
- a CDS encoding dihydroorotate dehydrogenase produces the protein MDQKIQLGPLTLKNPVITASGTFGYGLEFMRYGDLSAIGAICLKGISLAPRAGNPMPRIAETPCGMLNAIGLQNVGVEKFLKEKLPYIPAGATLIANLYAQTPEDFGELAGIFSTEDKIAALEVNISCPNVREGGVQFGQDPHMAAAVVGAVKKRSGTKPVIVKLSPNVTDVRVIAKAAVDAGADMLSLINTLSGMSVDIRTRRSRLANVVGGLSGPAIKPVALRMVHQVAQAVNVPIIGMGGITSAEDVLEFILVGAHAVQIGTYNFMRPDNAFRLVEEVRVLAESLGIESWDDYRGTLQV, from the coding sequence ATGGACCAGAAAATACAGCTTGGACCCCTGACCCTCAAGAATCCGGTCATCACCGCGTCCGGCACCTTTGGGTACGGCCTTGAGTTCATGCGTTACGGCGACCTGTCCGCCATAGGCGCGATCTGCCTCAAGGGCATCTCCCTGGCTCCGCGCGCGGGCAACCCCATGCCGCGCATAGCCGAAACCCCGTGCGGCATGCTCAATGCCATCGGCCTGCAGAACGTGGGCGTGGAAAAGTTCCTGAAGGAGAAGCTGCCCTACATTCCCGCCGGGGCGACGCTCATCGCCAACCTCTACGCCCAGACTCCCGAGGACTTCGGCGAGCTGGCCGGCATTTTTTCGACCGAGGACAAGATCGCGGCCCTTGAGGTCAACATCTCATGTCCCAACGTGCGCGAGGGCGGCGTCCAGTTCGGCCAGGACCCGCACATGGCGGCGGCTGTCGTCGGCGCGGTCAAGAAACGGTCCGGAACCAAGCCGGTCATCGTCAAGCTCAGCCCCAACGTGACCGATGTGCGGGTCATCGCCAAGGCCGCCGTGGACGCAGGGGCGGACATGCTCTCGCTCATCAACACCCTCTCGGGCATGTCCGTGGACATCCGTACCCGCAGAAGCCGCCTGGCCAACGTGGTCGGTGGACTGTCCGGCCCGGCCATCAAGCCCGTGGCCCTGCGCATGGTCCATCAGGTGGCGCAGGCCGTGAATGTACCGATCATCGGCATGGGCGGAATCACCAGTGCCGAGGATGTGCTGGAATTCATCCTGGTCGGCGCGCATGCGGTGCAGATCGGCACCTACAATTTCATGCGTCCCGACAACGCCTTTCGCCTGGTTGAAGAGGTGCGGGTGCTGGCCGAGTCGCTGGGGATAGAGTCATGGGATGACTATCGGGGGACGCTTCAGGTTTGA
- the aspS gene encoding aspartate--tRNA ligase — MDDRNTELGMDSLGGWRRTHTCADLGPEELGRETCLMGWVQYRRDHGGLIFIDLRDRHGLTQVVFSPEVAPEAHARAHVLRTEFVLAIKGVVRARPDDMVNSKLATGAIEVYVTEFKLLNTAKTPPFPIEDRVDVSENLRLKYRFLDLRRKTMADNLILRSRVSQSVRRYLDELGFLEIETPVLTKSTPEGARDFLVPSRVNQGQFYALPQSPQLFKQLLMCGGMDRYFQIVKCFRDEDLRADRQPEFTQIDIEMSFVDEEQVMGMAEGMIARVLRESLGQELALPIPRMKYEQAMAEYGVDKPDIRFDLKLTDVTEIVRGSEFKLFATAALIKALPVSGGAELSRKEIDDYTEFVKIYGAQGLAWIKIKEDGWQSPIAKFLSDAERAGLTEALNLKPGDIVFFQAGAPDMVNSALGNLRLRLGERFGLIPEGTFAPLWVTDFPLLEWDPEAKRWVAMHHPFTAPKDMDALASDPGSAVARAYDLVLNGTEVGGGSIRIHNPETQQQMFAALGIDAEEAQAKFGFLLDALVFGAPPHGGIAFGLDRLIMLLTGAKSIRDVIAFPKTQKATCLMTEAPSAVENTQLRDLGLRLREKPKE; from the coding sequence ATGGATGACAGAAACACGGAACTCGGGATGGACTCCCTCGGCGGCTGGCGCAGAACCCACACCTGTGCGGATCTCGGACCGGAAGAGCTGGGCCGGGAAACCTGCCTCATGGGCTGGGTGCAGTATCGCCGTGACCACGGCGGGCTGATTTTCATCGACCTGCGCGACCGCCACGGCCTGACCCAGGTCGTCTTCTCCCCCGAAGTCGCTCCCGAGGCCCACGCCCGCGCCCACGTGCTGCGCACGGAATTCGTGCTGGCCATCAAGGGCGTGGTCCGTGCGCGTCCCGATGACATGGTCAATTCCAAGCTGGCCACGGGCGCCATCGAAGTCTACGTCACGGAGTTCAAGCTCCTGAACACGGCCAAGACCCCGCCCTTCCCCATCGAGGACCGCGTGGACGTGTCCGAGAACCTGCGCCTCAAATACCGCTTTCTGGACCTGCGCCGCAAGACCATGGCCGACAACCTCATCCTCAGAAGCCGCGTCTCCCAGTCGGTGCGCCGCTATCTGGACGAGCTCGGCTTCCTTGAAATCGAGACCCCGGTCCTGACCAAGTCCACCCCCGAGGGCGCGCGCGACTTTCTGGTGCCGAGCCGCGTCAATCAGGGCCAGTTCTATGCGCTGCCCCAGTCGCCCCAGCTCTTCAAGCAGCTCCTGATGTGCGGCGGGATGGACCGCTATTTCCAGATCGTCAAATGCTTTCGCGACGAGGACCTGCGCGCCGACCGCCAGCCCGAGTTCACCCAGATCGACATCGAGATGTCCTTCGTGGACGAAGAGCAGGTCATGGGCATGGCCGAGGGCATGATCGCCCGCGTGCTGCGCGAGTCCCTGGGCCAGGAGCTCGCCCTGCCCATCCCGCGCATGAAGTACGAGCAGGCCATGGCCGAATACGGCGTGGACAAGCCGGACATCCGCTTTGACCTGAAGCTCACCGACGTGACCGAAATCGTGCGCGGCTCCGAGTTCAAGCTCTTCGCCACGGCCGCCCTGATAAAAGCCCTGCCCGTCTCCGGCGGCGCGGAGCTTTCGCGCAAGGAGATCGACGACTACACCGAATTCGTCAAGATTTACGGCGCCCAGGGCCTGGCCTGGATCAAGATCAAGGAGGACGGCTGGCAGTCCCCCATCGCCAAGTTCCTGAGCGATGCCGAACGGGCCGGACTTACCGAGGCCCTGAATCTCAAGCCTGGCGACATCGTCTTCTTCCAGGCGGGCGCCCCGGACATGGTCAACAGCGCCCTCGGCAACCTGCGCCTCAGGCTCGGCGAGCGCTTCGGGCTCATCCCCGAGGGAACGTTTGCGCCCCTGTGGGTCACGGATTTCCCGCTTTTGGAATGGGACCCCGAGGCAAAGCGCTGGGTGGCCATGCATCATCCCTTCACCGCCCCCAAGGACATGGACGCACTGGCCTCCGATCCAGGGTCGGCGGTCGCCCGGGCCTATGATCTCGTGCTCAACGGCACCGAGGTCGGCGGCGGCTCCATCCGCATCCACAATCCCGAGACTCAGCAGCAGATGTTTGCCGCGCTCGGGATAGATGCCGAGGAAGCCCAGGCCAAATTCGGATTTCTGCTCGACGCCCTGGTCTTCGGCGCCCCGCCCCACGGCGGCATCGCCTTTGGCCTGGACCGTCTGATCATGCTCCTGACCGGAGCCAAGTCCATCCGCGACGTCATCGCCTTCCCCAAGACCCAAAAGGCGACCTGCCTCATGACCGAGGCCCCGTCGGCGGTCGAAAACACACAGTTGCGCGACCTGGGCCTGCGCCTGCGAGAAAAGCCCAAAGAGTAA
- the fmt gene encoding methionyl-tRNA formyltransferase, protein MAEREKRRLKVVFMGTPDFAAASLKHLLDWGGCDVVGVYCQPDRPCGRGQICTPPPVKLLAMESRLPVFQPLNFKEQADVDQLAALEPDLLLVAAYGLILPRTVLEIPKLGAINVHASLLPEYRGAAPIQRAIMDGKPVTGITIMQMEAGLDTGDILLQRSRAIGIMDTAQSLHDELAEMGGKLLVDALEKMDQGRLVRIPQDHARATYAAKLSKEEGRIDWNRPVLDVHNRIRGLFPWPGSWFDWDGMPGKTLRLTVHPGTIGDPLPEGVHPGEIHGVADDSVLIACADRLYAVPVIKPANSKPLRGREFYCGYLSRCSGDHLLKPEPACPGE, encoded by the coding sequence ATGGCTGAAAGAGAAAAACGAAGACTGAAAGTGGTGTTCATGGGCACGCCGGATTTCGCGGCCGCGTCCCTGAAACATCTCCTTGACTGGGGCGGCTGCGACGTCGTTGGAGTCTACTGTCAGCCCGACCGCCCCTGCGGCCGGGGACAGATCTGCACGCCCCCGCCCGTCAAGCTGCTGGCCATGGAGTCGCGGCTCCCCGTATTCCAACCGCTGAACTTCAAGGAGCAGGCGGACGTGGATCAGTTGGCGGCCCTTGAGCCCGACCTTCTGCTCGTGGCGGCCTACGGCCTGATCCTGCCCCGCACGGTGCTTGAGATCCCGAAGCTCGGGGCCATCAACGTACACGCCTCCCTGCTGCCCGAGTACCGGGGCGCGGCCCCCATTCAGCGCGCCATCATGGACGGAAAGCCCGTGACGGGCATCACCATCATGCAGATGGAGGCGGGCCTCGACACCGGCGACATCCTGCTGCAGCGCAGCCGCGCCATCGGCATCATGGACACGGCCCAGTCCCTGCACGACGAGCTGGCCGAGATGGGCGGCAAGCTTCTGGTCGACGCCCTGGAAAAAATGGATCAGGGACGCCTCGTGCGCATCCCCCAGGACCACGCCCGGGCCACCTATGCCGCGAAGCTTTCCAAGGAAGAGGGGCGCATCGACTGGAACCGGCCGGTGCTGGACGTGCACAACCGCATCCGCGGCCTTTTCCCCTGGCCCGGGTCCTGGTTCGACTGGGACGGCATGCCCGGCAAGACCCTGCGCCTGACCGTGCATCCGGGAACCATCGGCGACCCACTGCCCGAAGGCGTGCACCCTGGTGAAATCCACGGCGTGGCCGACGACAGCGTGCTCATCGCCTGCGCCGACCGCCTGTATGCGGTACCGGTCATCAAGCCCGCGAACAGCAAGCCCCTGCGGGGCCGGGAGTTCTACTGCGGCTATTTGAGTCGCTGCTCCGGCGACCATCTGCTCAAACCCGAACCTGCCTGCCCGGGCGAATAA
- a CDS encoding DNA repair protein RecN: MLETLRIRNLALIDDVELEFCPGLNVLTGESGAGKSFILRALDFILGERIAADLVRPGREKALVEAVFHLEGEELFLRRELSAKTGRSRLFINDDLGSQERLAELRPRLLMHTSQHGQQRLLSPEHHVEILDAFLADPQILVSQREAREALQAILARKAEVQRRMAGLLERREFLEFQLAEIRKVDPRPGEEDELLRLRDASRRAEKTHALADEAQGLLLGENGLQDALTSLERALAGLGEADEGFGEHAREVGRFRDGMSDMVRDLRALGSDRNADFDAEKVEKRLWELQQLQRKLKRSLDSIVALGEEIEENLSFLDESGLALQRLEKDEVQAAKALGLATAALNSAREAASVDLTAGLKSELVNLGFSEHLRVLVDFRTLTIHAGIDELRPRFLWVPNPGLDAQPLDRIASGGELSRFLLAVVSLRARAQLPALLFDEVDSGIGGQTLIKVAERIRLLSARQQVILITHWPQLARLADEHFAIRKEVHDGVTYTLCASLSPAERQAELARMVGEVPPVTHDPGQESGNFI; the protein is encoded by the coding sequence ATGCTCGAAACACTGCGCATTCGGAATCTGGCCCTCATCGACGATGTCGAGCTTGAATTTTGTCCGGGACTGAACGTGCTCACGGGCGAATCCGGCGCGGGCAAGTCTTTCATCCTTCGCGCCCTGGATTTCATCCTCGGCGAGCGCATCGCCGCCGACCTGGTCCGCCCCGGCCGTGAAAAGGCCCTGGTCGAGGCCGTGTTCCACCTTGAAGGCGAGGAGCTTTTCCTGCGCCGCGAACTCTCCGCCAAGACCGGCCGCAGCCGCCTCTTCATCAACGACGACCTGGGTTCCCAGGAGCGCCTGGCCGAGCTTCGTCCCCGCCTCCTGATGCACACCAGCCAGCACGGTCAGCAACGTCTGCTTTCGCCGGAACATCATGTCGAGATCCTGGATGCGTTCCTGGCGGATCCGCAAATCCTTGTCTCCCAGCGCGAGGCCCGCGAAGCATTGCAGGCCATCCTGGCGCGCAAGGCCGAGGTGCAGCGGCGCATGGCCGGGCTGCTGGAGCGGCGCGAATTTCTGGAATTTCAACTGGCCGAGATACGCAAGGTGGACCCCCGCCCCGGCGAGGAAGATGAGCTGCTGCGCCTGCGTGACGCTTCCCGCAGGGCCGAGAAGACCCATGCGCTGGCCGATGAAGCCCAGGGCCTGCTGCTGGGCGAGAACGGCCTGCAGGACGCGCTGACGTCTCTGGAACGGGCCCTGGCCGGGCTGGGCGAGGCGGACGAGGGATTTGGCGAGCATGCCAGGGAGGTCGGGCGTTTTCGTGATGGCATGTCCGACATGGTGCGCGACCTGCGCGCCCTCGGTTCGGACCGGAACGCGGATTTCGATGCCGAAAAAGTGGAGAAGCGCCTGTGGGAGCTGCAACAGCTGCAGCGCAAGCTCAAGCGATCCCTGGATTCCATCGTGGCGCTTGGCGAGGAGATCGAGGAGAATCTGTCCTTCCTGGACGAAAGCGGCCTTGCCTTGCAACGCCTGGAAAAGGACGAGGTCCAGGCGGCGAAGGCCCTGGGGCTGGCCACGGCGGCGCTGAATTCCGCGCGGGAGGCGGCCTCCGTTGATCTGACAGCGGGGCTCAAGAGCGAGCTCGTCAATCTGGGATTTTCGGAGCATTTGCGGGTGCTGGTCGATTTTCGGACCCTGACCATCCATGCGGGGATTGACGAACTCAGGCCCCGGTTTTTATGGGTGCCCAACCCCGGTCTCGATGCCCAGCCCCTTGATCGTATCGCCTCGGGGGGCGAGCTGTCCCGTTTTCTGCTGGCCGTGGTCAGCCTGCGCGCCAGGGCTCAGCTCCCGGCCCTGCTTTTCGACGAAGTCGATTCGGGTATAGGTGGGCAGACCCTGATCAAGGTCGCCGAGCGCATCCGCCTTTTGTCCGCACGCCAGCAGGTCATCCTGATCACCCACTGGCCGCAGCTGGCCCGGCTGGCCGACGAACATTTCGCCATCCGCAAGGAAGTTCACGATGGCGTGACCTACACCTTGTGCGCAAGCCTCTCCCCCGCCGAGCGTCAGGCCGAACTGGCCCGCATGGTGGGCGAGGTTCCACCCGTCACCCATGACCCAGGACAAGAGTCCGGGAATTTCATATGA
- a CDS encoding transcription antitermination factor NusB, translating to MSTPSARRLVMDILRRTLDNNQDLQAAVDDVLSASPATPQDKGLATELAYGYLRMRGRIDFLLSQLLKNPVQTSPIMKRILGVAIYELLFLSRIPDYATLDWAVTLVRERLDQTMGKVANGVLRSLLRLGLAVRFEDYYQTKTAGHDQFLSAWYSCPKWLVRMWLNSYGKERTQAFLQATLGAPPLGVRINRGHARAEELRNNLQPLKLDSSNWGFAVTQWPEFLQQAVSEGAATRQSLAAQKIMDFLGVDHWPSPVLDACAGRGGKTYLVAERGKSVWASDVNVFRLRQLKAEGARLGFDIPAFRAQGQGPYPLRQMPRTVFLDVPCSGLGVISRRPDIKWKRTAADCAGLVALQGEILRAAADILTSGGCLAYVTCTLNPEENEKQIERFTRDHPSFSCLRQSTSDPAEGLGEFFYGAVLRKS from the coding sequence ATGAGCACGCCTTCGGCCCGCCGCCTGGTCATGGACATCCTGCGCCGCACCCTGGACAACAACCAGGATCTGCAGGCCGCCGTGGACGACGTGCTGTCCGCGTCGCCCGCGACCCCACAGGACAAGGGACTGGCCACGGAACTGGCCTACGGCTATCTGCGCATGCGCGGACGCATAGATTTTCTTCTCTCCCAGTTGCTCAAGAACCCGGTCCAGACCTCCCCCATCATGAAGCGCATTCTCGGCGTGGCCATATACGAGCTCCTTTTCCTGAGCCGCATCCCCGATTACGCCACCCTGGACTGGGCGGTGACCCTGGTGCGCGAACGACTGGACCAGACCATGGGCAAGGTGGCCAACGGCGTGCTGCGAAGCCTGCTGCGCCTTGGGCTGGCCGTGCGCTTCGAGGATTATTACCAGACCAAGACCGCCGGTCACGACCAGTTCCTTTCCGCCTGGTACTCCTGCCCCAAGTGGCTGGTGCGCATGTGGCTGAACAGCTACGGCAAGGAGCGGACCCAGGCCTTCCTGCAGGCGACACTCGGCGCGCCGCCGCTGGGAGTCAGAATCAACCGCGGGCACGCCCGGGCGGAAGAGCTGCGAAACAATCTGCAGCCTCTGAAACTGGATTCCTCGAATTGGGGATTTGCCGTGACGCAGTGGCCGGAATTCCTGCAACAGGCAGTGAGCGAAGGGGCGGCGACACGTCAGAGCCTTGCCGCACAAAAAATCATGGACTTCCTCGGCGTTGACCATTGGCCGTCCCCCGTGCTCGACGCCTGCGCCGGTCGCGGCGGCAAGACGTATCTGGTGGCCGAACGGGGCAAAAGCGTCTGGGCGTCGGATGTCAATGTCTTTCGTCTGAGGCAGCTAAAGGCAGAAGGCGCGCGGCTCGGCTTTGACATCCCGGCATTCCGGGCCCAGGGGCAAGGCCCCTATCCCCTGCGGCAGATGCCCCGCACCGTATTTCTTGATGTGCCCTGCTCGGGCCTTGGCGTTATCTCCCGGCGGCCCGACATCAAATGGAAGCGTACAGCGGCCGATTGCGCGGGCTTGGTCGCCCTGCAGGGAGAAATTCTCCGGGCAGCGGCCGATATTCTCACATCGGGAGGATGTCTGGCCTATGTGACATGTACGCTCAATCCGGAAGAAAACGAGAAGCAGATCGAACGGTTCACCCGCGACCATCCCTCTTTCTCCTGCCTGCGGCAATCCACAAGCGATCCTGCGGAAGGATTGGGTGAATTTTTCTACGGCGCGGTCCTGCGTAAAAGCTAA
- a CDS encoding DUF116 domain-containing protein — protein sequence MASPRSAKTRSPLEQEIRDSFQTRKRVFIGLITGSSVLICLFLAMVWFIPFVGLTTIHPAAPWVFGFITVALILAIGWAALALVLNILLGRPVLFAKRLRGITVKLFLPLMTLLGRAVGIPKQTVRASFIKVNNELVRGEGHRYPADRLLLLMPHCIQNSRCKYRLTYDIDNCKRCGECALAGLLNLRDKYGIKLAVATGGTIARRIVVQHRPKLIIAVACERDLASGIQDTHPLPVYGILNSRPFGPCLDTDVALDKVEWAIKEFLA from the coding sequence ATGGCCAGTCCCAGGAGCGCCAAAACAAGAAGCCCATTGGAACAGGAGATCCGGGATTCCTTTCAGACCCGCAAGCGTGTCTTCATCGGTCTGATCACCGGCTCTTCGGTGCTGATCTGCCTCTTTTTGGCCATGGTCTGGTTCATCCCCTTTGTCGGGCTGACCACCATCCATCCCGCCGCACCCTGGGTTTTCGGCTTCATCACCGTCGCCCTGATCCTGGCTATCGGCTGGGCGGCCCTGGCCTTGGTCCTGAACATCCTGCTAGGCCGCCCCGTGCTCTTCGCCAAGCGCCTGCGCGGCATCACGGTCAAGCTCTTCCTGCCGCTCATGACCCTGCTGGGACGCGCGGTGGGCATCCCCAAACAGACGGTGCGGGCCTCCTTCATCAAGGTCAACAACGAGCTGGTCCGGGGCGAGGGGCACCGCTACCCCGCCGACAGGCTTCTGCTGCTCATGCCCCACTGCATCCAGAACAGCCGCTGCAAGTACCGGCTGACCTACGACATCGACAACTGCAAACGCTGCGGCGAATGCGCCCTGGCGGGCCTGCTGAACCTGCGTGACAAATACGGCATCAAGCTGGCCGTGGCCACGGGCGGAACCATCGCCCGGCGCATCGTGGTCCAGCACCGGCCCAAGCTCATCATCGCCGTGGCCTGCGAGCGCGACCTGGCCAGCGGCATCCAGGACACCCACCCGCTGCCCGTCTACGGCATCCTGAACTCCCGCCCCTTCGGCCCCTGCCTGGATACCGACGTCGCCCTGGACAAGGTCGAGTGGGCCATCAAGGAGTTCCTGGCATGA
- the def gene encoding peptide deformylase, with product MSRSIITYPHPVLAKKAAPVTEITDEIRALAAEMLEIMYNDKGIGLAAPQVAESIRLITVDLSGPDKREDPLVFVNPVLSNLEGTVESEEGCLSVVGYRTTVKRAERLHLSATDLDGNPVEMDADDLMAICLQHEVDHLDGVLFIDKISKLKRTLYERKLKKWLKEKNED from the coding sequence ATGTCGAGATCGATCATTACCTATCCCCATCCGGTGCTGGCCAAAAAGGCCGCGCCGGTGACGGAGATCACGGACGAAATACGCGCCCTGGCCGCCGAGATGCTTGAAATCATGTACAATGACAAAGGCATCGGGCTGGCGGCCCCGCAAGTGGCGGAGAGCATCCGCCTCATCACCGTGGACCTTAGCGGCCCGGACAAGCGCGAAGACCCGCTGGTCTTCGTCAACCCCGTTCTCTCCAACCTTGAGGGCACGGTGGAATCCGAGGAAGGATGCCTGTCCGTCGTCGGCTACCGCACCACGGTGAAGCGCGCCGAACGCCTGCACCTTTCCGCCACTGACCTGGACGGCAACCCGGTGGAGATGGATGCGGACGACCTCATGGCCATTTGCCTGCAACACGAAGTGGATCACCTCGATGGCGTCCTGTTCATCGACAAGATCAGCAAATTGAAACGCACCCTGTATGAAAGAAAGCTCAAAAAATGGCTGAAAGAGAAAAACGAAGACTGA
- the hisS gene encoding histidine--tRNA ligase, with translation MSKIQKIKGFSDLFCPESTVHTLMENLARQVFATYGCQEVRVPILEKTELFARSIGEETDVVQKEMYTFADRKGRSLTMRPEATAGVLRAFIESGQCGSEGTTKLFACGPMFRYERPQKGRLRQFHQLDVEVLGTDAPQADAEVVLMLWTFLCKLGLKNLSLELNSLGCPECRPVFHQRLRDFLAGVDQSKLCEDCKRRSETNPLRVLDCKVPACKELVEGAPSIADSLCPGCDEHFAQVRDILDSAALPYRLNERLVRGLDYYQRTTFEVVSGEIGAQTAVAGGGRYDGLIKQLGGPDLPGIGFACGMERLALLYGQAQIPAPDFYLAVLDSRALNTALLLAQRMRERGFAGEVSFEARSIKAQMRQANKLGVKTCLILGQDEMEKGQIVVKDMATGVQKNIGQDDLEQALGFRKP, from the coding sequence ATGTCTAAAATTCAGAAAATTAAAGGCTTTTCTGACCTCTTCTGCCCGGAGAGCACGGTCCACACCCTGATGGAAAACCTGGCCCGCCAGGTTTTCGCCACATACGGTTGCCAGGAAGTGCGCGTGCCCATCCTGGAGAAAACAGAGCTTTTCGCCCGCTCCATCGGCGAAGAAACCGATGTCGTACAAAAGGAAATGTATACCTTCGCCGACCGCAAGGGACGCTCCCTGACCATGCGCCCAGAAGCCACGGCCGGAGTGCTGCGCGCCTTCATCGAGTCGGGCCAGTGCGGATCCGAAGGCACGACCAAGCTTTTTGCCTGCGGCCCCATGTTCCGTTACGAACGCCCGCAAAAAGGCCGTCTGCGCCAGTTCCATCAGCTCGACGTCGAGGTTTTGGGCACGGACGCCCCCCAGGCCGACGCCGAGGTCGTGCTCATGCTCTGGACCTTCCTGTGCAAGCTGGGCCTGAAAAATCTTTCCCTGGAGCTCAACTCCCTGGGCTGCCCCGAGTGCCGGCCGGTCTTCCACCAGCGCCTGCGGGACTTTTTGGCCGGAGTGGACCAGTCCAAGCTGTGCGAGGACTGCAAACGCCGCAGTGAAACCAACCCCCTGCGCGTCCTGGACTGCAAGGTCCCGGCCTGCAAGGAGCTGGTCGAAGGCGCCCCCAGCATCGCCGACTCCCTGTGCCCCGGATGCGACGAACATTTCGCCCAGGTGCGCGACATCCTGGACAGCGCCGCTCTGCCCTACCGCCTGAACGAACGCCTTGTGCGGGGTCTGGACTACTACCAGCGCACCACCTTCGAGGTCGTCTCCGGAGAGATCGGCGCCCAGACCGCCGTGGCCGGCGGAGGCCGCTACGACGGCCTGATCAAGCAGCTCGGCGGCCCCGACCTGCCGGGCATCGGATTCGCGTGCGGCATGGAGCGCCTGGCCCTGCTCTACGGTCAGGCCCAGATCCCGGCCCCGGATTTCTATCTGGCGGTGCTCGACTCCCGCGCCCTGAACACGGCCCTGCTTCTGGCCCAGCGCATGCGCGAGCGGGGCTTCGCCGGAGAGGTATCCTTCGAGGCGCGCAGTATCAAGGCCCAGATGCGCCAGGCCAACAAGCTCGGCGTCAAGACGTGCCTCATCCTTGGTCAGGATGAAATGGAAAAGGGACAGATCGTGGTCAAGGACATGGCCACGGGCGTGCAGAAGAATATCGGCCAGGATGATCTGGAGCAGGCCCTGGGTTTTCGCAAGCCCTAG